TAGCCCTGCGTCCAGTTGCATCGCAGGTTGCGGGTAAAGGATCGATTGCCGAGGCAGAGCACATCATGGTGCACGGTGCAGTTGGTACGGAATAGCTTATCCGTCGCCGAGTTGCAACTGGAGCGCTGGCCACAGCTCTGTTGCCACATTTCCGTTTGGTAGCAGTATCGGCAATTCATTTGTCGCTGGAAACTCCGTTCGCCCAGGCACTGGACATTGTTGATCACCTCGCAGGTTACATTCAAGTCCCGGCCGTAGATGCATCCATGATTGTAGTTGCAACGGATGCAGGGAAACTGCAGGCGATCACAGGGCGTTTCCTTATCGTACGGGCATAGCATGTTGTTGTTCCCAttgctgctactgctactgctgctgctgctgtaggCGGTTATGTTGTCCAGGAGTCCACCGGCACCTCCTCCACTCTTGGCCACCATGCTGGACACCAGGGGCGGCACATACACCTCGTTATCGTTGgcatttccattgccattgctCGCATTGCTGTTATCCTTGTGATCGCCTTTTGAGTCCGATAAGTCCATCTGGTTGCCACCGCTGGCCGTTTCGCTGTTCCTGATCCCCGTCAGCACGAAGATCATGATCAGGACAATGGCCGATCGCATGTTGACCACAATGCACTGTCGTTGGAGCCTCATTTTGGTCAGATAGAGCGGGGAATACGCCGgaaatgttattgtttttcccTTTAAGAAAATGAGTGGGGTGGGAGAGTGTGACCGTATACGCGTGGCATGAAAATATCAACCGCGAATGCTCAGgagaaatttctttaaaaagcgTATCGAATAGTTTATAGATATGTTTTGGCTCAATTAAATTGGCTAAACAGATAAGTATACCTCTCCCCTCATCGTAACAAATTAGTAATATCTAATCCTAATATCCTTTCCATTTAAGTTGTGACCATTGGCCGCTTTAGTCGTAGGAGTGTATTAACGGTATTTGGTAATCGCGACATCTGGCCATACCGCACCGTCTGcgaaaaaaacccaaaagtCGCCGATTTTGGCTGATTAttgcaaaaataatattaactatCCGTTTGCTGTTCGTGTGCTCGGTTCGGGTGTGTTAAAGTTAAGCGCAACGCGAGGAATTGGTGCAAATTTACCAGCGGCTGGACACACAAAACGAAACATTCGCACTTGGCCTCCCTTCGCACGCCCCCTCGCCGACGCCCCTCGCCCCTCACACCCTTCAGCCGTTCGTCGGACGCCGCTGTTCGTAgtgcgttttgttgttgtttccaCTGGAACACTCTCTATTTGTATTGTTtcatttattagtttttttttgttgttgttattgttgtgtGCTTTAACTTATCGGTAACGGATAACGGTATCGAgagatatatattatatatagtaaGATGTCGAAGAACAAGCTGAATCTGGTGCTGCCGCCGGTAAATACGGAGGCAACTGTTGCCGCCGCCACAGTGGCGCCGACGCCGCCATTCAAAACCCCCTCGGGCACAGAGTAAATATTATACATAATATCCTTAATAACTGACTGGTTTTTAGGCCACCCATTCCAATAACACCGCATCCCCCCTCCCTCGCTGTTTCCCCTTCCACTCCTCGTTTTCGGTTTCCTACTCAGTGGTAAGATAATCCTGTAGTTTTGCGAGTTAGGTGGGTAATTAATATCCATCAATTGATCCAAGGAAATCCCATCCAGCTGGAAAGAAAGAGACAGTCGGAGTGAAAGAGCAGGTACTCTCTCTTTGTTTGTTGGTGTGGGTGGTGCTCCTTTCGTGTGACGCACAGgtacacagcgagaaaaaaCTTACTGAGTAAATACAGTAAACTGTTTTAGTGCTTTTTGGATTAATTAACGGGATGACAAAGTCAGTTTCGAAGATAAAtagaaattataatttaatagtCCTACCTTTatcgtatatttttttgtgagcACCAAAATGTAGGCAACATAACATAACacaatacatatgtaatttgatgtgtatgtttgtgtagttttcttattattagGAGAAACTTCGGCCCGCCCCTCATCCCATCCCCCACTTTCAAATCCCATCCATTGCTTGCACTTTTTACATTTTCGTTTTGGATCGCAAAAATTCATTAAGAGGTTAAATTAAAGCACACACAGTTTGCTGGGGAAGCCCAAGACGAGCATCGATGCGCTGACAGAGACGCTGGAGGGTCTGGACATGGGCGACACGGAACGCAAGCGGATCAAGATGTTCCTCAGCCAGAAGGAGAAGATCGGCGAGCTGTCCGACGAGGATCTGGAGAAGCTGGGCGAGCTCGGATCGGGCAATGGCGGCGTGGTGATGAAGGTccggcacacgcacacacacctgATCATGGCCAGGAAACTGATCCATCTGGAGGTGAAGCCGGCGATCAAGAAACAGATCCTGCGCGAACTGAAAGTCCTGCACGAATGTAATTTCCCGCACATTGTCGGTTTCTACGGCGCCTTCTACAGCGACGGCGAGATCAGTATCTGCATGGAGTATATGGACGGTGGATCACTTGACCTGATCCTCAAGCGGGCCGGTCGAATACCAGAGTCCATTCTCGGCAGGATCACGCTGGCGGTGCTCAAGGGCTTGAGCTATCTGCGCGACAATCACGCCATCATCCACCGTGACGTGAAGCCGAGCAATATCCTCGTCAATAGCAGCGGCGAGATCAAGATCTGTGATTTCGGCGTCTCCGGTCAACTGAT
The DNA window shown above is from Drosophila melanogaster chromosome X and carries:
- the amx gene encoding almondex, isoform A, whose protein sequence is MRLQRQCIVVNMRSAIVLIMIFVLTGIRNSETASGGNQMDLSDSKGDHKDNSNASNGNGNANDNEVYVPPLVSSMVAKSGGGAGGLLDNITAYSSSSSSSSSNGNNNMLCPYDKETPCDRLQFPCIRCNYNHGCIYGRDLNVTCEVINNVQCLGERSFQRQMNCRYCYQTEMWQQSCGQRSSCNSATDKLFRTNCTVHHDVLCLGNRSFTRNLRCNWTQGYRWSTALLISLTLGGFGADRFYLGHWQEGIGKLFSFGGLGVWTIIDVLLISMHYLGPADGSLYI
- the Dsor1 gene encoding downstream of raf1, isoform B, giving the protein MSKNKLNLVLPPVNTEATVAAATVAPTPPFKTPSGTDLLGKPKTSIDALTETLEGLDMGDTERKRIKMFLSQKEKIGELSDEDLEKLGELGSGNGGVVMKVRHTHTHLIMARKLIHLEVKPAIKKQILRELKVLHECNFPHIVGFYGAFYSDGEISICMEYMDGGSLDLILKRAGRIPESILGRITLAVLKGLSYLRDNHAIIHRDVKPSNILVNSSGEIKICDFGVSGQLIDSMANSFVGTRSYMSPERLQGTHYSVQSDIWSLGLSLVEMAIGMYPIPPPNTATLESIFADNAEESGQPTDEPRAMAIFELLDYIVNEPPPKLEHKIFSTEFKDFVDICLKKQPDERADLKTLLSHPWIRKAELEEVDISGWVCKTMDLPPSTPKRNTSPN
- the Dsor1 gene encoding downstream of raf1, isoform A, whose amino-acid sequence is MSKNKLNLVLPPVNTEATVAAATVAPTPPFKTPSGTDTHSLLGKPKTSIDALTETLEGLDMGDTERKRIKMFLSQKEKIGELSDEDLEKLGELGSGNGGVVMKVRHTHTHLIMARKLIHLEVKPAIKKQILRELKVLHECNFPHIVGFYGAFYSDGEISICMEYMDGGSLDLILKRAGRIPESILGRITLAVLKGLSYLRDNHAIIHRDVKPSNILVNSSGEIKICDFGVSGQLIDSMANSFVGTRSYMSPERLQGTHYSVQSDIWSLGLSLVEMAIGMYPIPPPNTATLESIFADNAEESGQPTDEPRAMAIFELLDYIVNEPPPKLEHKIFSTEFKDFVDICLKKQPDERADLKTLLSHPWIRKAELEEVDISGWVCKTMDLPPSTPKRNTSPN